The following are encoded in a window of Haloarcula halophila genomic DNA:
- a CDS encoding XylR N-terminal domain-containing protein: protein MQASDFQLEADLEYGTRDGVNAFKNNRMVTFNADAIGLLRQQLIDAVGVDTARDLLLRFGFQSGLADFLQMKTAYDFETPDDLLEVGPALHTQEGIVAVEPVEMEYDRAEGHFYFNGLWHNSYEAEQHVIHNGESDHPVCWSLMGYGSAWCSGFMGEPVLELETRCVGMGDDVCEWVIKPIDEWGPDAEPYIAALEDLYAEV from the coding sequence ATGCAAGCATCAGACTTTCAACTGGAGGCGGACCTCGAATACGGTACCAGAGACGGGGTCAACGCATTCAAAAACAACCGGATGGTGACGTTCAACGCCGACGCGATCGGGCTGTTGCGACAACAGCTCATCGACGCCGTCGGTGTCGATACCGCGCGTGACCTGCTCCTGCGGTTCGGTTTTCAATCTGGACTCGCCGATTTCCTCCAGATGAAAACCGCCTACGATTTCGAGACCCCAGACGACCTTCTGGAGGTCGGTCCGGCGTTACACACCCAGGAGGGGATCGTCGCGGTCGAGCCGGTCGAGATGGAGTACGATCGAGCCGAGGGCCACTTCTATTTCAACGGCCTCTGGCACAACTCATACGAGGCGGAACAACACGTCATACACAACGGTGAGAGCGACCACCCTGTCTGCTGGAGCCTCATGGGGTACGGCTCGGCGTGGTGTAGCGGGTTCATGGGCGAACCGGTTCTGGAACTGGAGACACGCTGTGTCGGAATGGGTGACGACGTCTGTGAGTGGGTTATCAAACCGATCGACGAGTGGGGTCCGGACGCAGAACCGTACATCGCGGCGCTAGAAGATCTCTACGCGGAGGTGTGA
- a CDS encoding carboxypeptidase regulatory-like domain-containing protein: MKTETRFASLKRSVVVGLTIALTVSAVGGAFVMSAGTVTATEPTEGLSETGEAHTSETIESGSLTVGDGQESYGFVSGQVVDTSNDPLSDILVEVIDPSTGETVATKRTDSTGRYTMEVTPGSYSIVAGSASSAYETGTARSITVESQLTSEADIVLSSIQEYGFLSGRVTDRYNNNITDATVKVRDPATGEIVSQVQTDERGDYTVELPTGSYEVIAEKSGYMNSGSQAVTIEAERTTTQDLLLGQLLLPDEIIVISSDNTVPADGSTDATYTVLVRDQNGDPLEGTTVRAETPSTVDGSTVESTGPDGQAQFEFRSSTAQDAGVKFTAGQVAPVSTEDTITFSPVSDEPAVVSGIVTNENNERLPNANVRIRPEGSGEIIASTTADNDGTYETAIDIGSGERVVVEATYSGESGQTVPTVVESGRTSTANVEITGVSPSQPPIAPPSPEVSVVASDNLERVVPGDRFEITYEVSNTGGEASTGAIELTVPSGVDPVSITGDEETRAVFFSDPIEPGESRTTTVSFEASDNIAVGEKEIFARAHLGTPETDTVTSTVDILEDSSDPPATPGDNINFTAEDSVSVRAGGDVSVTYSLDNTGDTDLDSAGIDFNTPDGVSISKFEGDGRGVKSSEAVYFLNGVPTVVRQEVTVTYAVSDEISSEAVHVEATATGAEQIGTRNTTLEIEDSGSLPTEPGEPEFTEVLQVIEAFNSDSEFNGRDVSFIEVLEVVEAYNTR; encoded by the coding sequence ATGAAGACGGAAACTCGGTTTGCGTCGCTCAAGCGTAGTGTGGTAGTTGGACTGACAATAGCGTTGACCGTTTCAGCGGTTGGGGGTGCGTTCGTCATGTCCGCTGGCACGGTAACAGCGACAGAACCTACAGAAGGACTCTCTGAAACCGGAGAGGCCCATACGTCAGAAACGATCGAAAGTGGGAGTCTGACCGTTGGTGATGGACAGGAATCGTATGGTTTCGTATCCGGCCAAGTAGTAGACACCAGTAACGATCCTCTCTCGGATATCCTGGTTGAGGTTATCGACCCGTCGACAGGCGAGACGGTAGCGACCAAGCGGACGGACAGTACTGGGCGCTATACGATGGAAGTCACACCGGGAAGTTACTCGATCGTAGCCGGATCCGCTTCATCCGCATACGAAACCGGGACCGCCCGCTCGATTACAGTCGAATCTCAGTTGACTTCTGAGGCCGATATCGTTCTATCGTCTATTCAAGAATACGGATTTTTATCCGGGAGAGTTACAGATAGGTATAACAACAATATCACTGATGCGACGGTCAAAGTAAGAGATCCCGCCACTGGCGAGATCGTGTCACAAGTCCAGACAGACGAGCGTGGCGATTACACCGTGGAATTACCGACTGGAAGTTACGAAGTGATCGCAGAGAAGTCGGGATATATGAACAGCGGGTCTCAAGCTGTGACAATCGAGGCGGAACGAACAACCACCCAAGATTTGTTACTAGGTCAACTGCTGTTACCGGATGAGATCATCGTTATCTCGTCCGATAACACTGTCCCTGCGGATGGGTCGACAGATGCAACGTACACGGTCTTAGTTCGCGATCAAAACGGAGATCCGCTCGAGGGAACCACCGTCAGAGCTGAAACACCCAGCACGGTAGACGGCAGTACTGTCGAGTCGACCGGACCGGACGGACAGGCACAGTTCGAATTCAGGTCGTCCACCGCACAGGACGCTGGGGTCAAGTTCACGGCCGGTCAGGTTGCACCTGTCTCAACGGAGGACACGATCACATTTTCACCGGTGTCCGACGAGCCCGCAGTGGTTAGTGGAATCGTAACTAACGAGAACAACGAACGGCTTCCGAACGCAAACGTCAGAATACGACCCGAGGGATCGGGTGAGATAATCGCGAGCACGACGGCCGATAACGACGGGACGTACGAAACTGCGATCGACATCGGCTCCGGAGAGAGGGTTGTCGTGGAAGCAACATATAGCGGTGAGTCGGGCCAGACAGTACCGACAGTGGTGGAGTCTGGCCGAACGTCCACTGCAAACGTCGAAATTACCGGCGTTTCGCCTTCACAGCCCCCGATTGCTCCACCAAGTCCCGAGGTGTCGGTAGTCGCCTCTGACAACCTAGAGAGGGTCGTCCCTGGTGACCGGTTCGAAATAACGTATGAGGTCTCGAACACCGGTGGAGAAGCATCAACGGGAGCCATCGAACTCACTGTTCCGTCAGGAGTGGACCCAGTCTCGATTACCGGAGATGAGGAAACTAGAGCCGTGTTCTTCAGTGACCCAATCGAGCCTGGAGAGTCCCGCACTACGACCGTTTCGTTTGAGGCTAGTGACAACATCGCGGTCGGAGAAAAAGAGATATTCGCGAGAGCCCACCTCGGCACGCCCGAGACGGATACAGTTACTAGCACTGTCGATATTCTCGAAGACTCGTCCGATCCACCAGCGACCCCCGGAGACAATATTAATTTCACCGCAGAAGATAGTGTCAGCGTGCGTGCCGGGGGAGACGTTAGTGTAACGTATTCGTTAGATAATACTGGAGACACTGATCTCGATTCCGCTGGAATCGATTTCAACACACCAGACGGCGTCTCGATCAGCAAGTTCGAGGGAGACGGGCGCGGGGTGAAATCCAGTGAAGCAGTCTACTTCCTGAATGGAGTTCCGACAGTGGTACGCCAAGAAGTAACGGTCACATACGCAGTTTCGGACGAGATCTCATCTGAAGCGGTCCATGTCGAAGCCACTGCTACCGGGGCAGAGCAAATAGGCACACGCAACACTACCCTCGAGATCGAAGACTCAGGTAGCTTACCGACCGAGCCTGGTGAGCCGGAATTCACGGAAGTGCTGCAAGTAATTGAAGCATTCAACAGCGATTCGGAGTTCAATGGTAGAGATGTTAGCTTTATAGAGGTCCTCGAAGTGGTCGAGGCTTACAACACCAGATAG
- a CDS encoding ABC transporter ATP-binding protein, translated as MDIDSASDDDAFEDARERVERPMWRLFTEYGRGQRLAFVAGLISSIAARMLDLLPPLLLALALDTVIQQTDSTYGLLLVPDAWIPPGEAAKLWLTAGLIAASFGLGAVFHYSRNWGWNKFAQHVQHAVRTDTYETMQRLNMDFFADKQTGEMMSVLSNDVNRLQKFLNDGLNSSSRLIIMVVGIAAYLFYMNWQLALVALLPVPIIAVFTKRFIETIQPKYADVRSSVGKLNSRLENNLSGIQIIKTANTEEYESDRVEDSSQEYLDANWDAIETRITFFPGLRLVSGLGFVATFIVGGLMVIGQPPGPLTASLSPGEFVAFIIYTQRFVWPMAQFGQIINMYQRAYASAERVFGLMETPGRLEERTDAPPLSVTEGAVEYDDVSFGYGEDEPVLSDVSFSVEGGETVALVGPTGAGKSTVMKLLLRMYDVDEGAIRIDDQDLREVQIPSIRQSIGYVSQETFLFYGTVRDNIAYGTFDASDEAIREAAEAAEAHQFIRNLPDGYDTMVGERGVKLSGGQRQRIAIARAMLKDPEILVLDEATSDVDTETEMLIQRSLDELTADRTTFAIAHRLSTIKDADIIVVFEDGEIVERGTHDDLLAADGLYANLWAVQAGEIDELPEEFVQRAVRRRAQTDADD; from the coding sequence ATGGACATCGACTCGGCGTCGGACGACGACGCCTTCGAAGACGCCCGCGAGCGAGTCGAACGCCCGATGTGGCGGCTGTTCACCGAGTACGGTCGCGGGCAGCGCCTGGCGTTCGTCGCCGGACTCATCAGTTCGATCGCCGCCCGGATGCTCGATCTGTTGCCCCCGTTGTTGCTCGCGCTCGCGCTCGATACCGTCATCCAGCAGACCGACAGCACCTACGGCCTCCTGCTGGTCCCCGACGCCTGGATTCCGCCCGGCGAGGCCGCCAAGCTGTGGCTGACCGCGGGGTTGATCGCGGCTTCCTTCGGCCTGGGTGCCGTTTTCCACTATTCACGGAACTGGGGGTGGAATAAGTTCGCCCAGCACGTCCAACACGCCGTCCGGACAGACACCTACGAGACGATGCAGCGGCTGAACATGGACTTCTTCGCCGACAAGCAGACCGGCGAGATGATGTCGGTGCTCTCGAACGACGTCAACCGACTGCAGAAGTTCCTCAACGACGGGCTCAACTCCTCCTCGCGGCTGATCATCATGGTCGTCGGCATCGCCGCCTACCTCTTCTACATGAACTGGCAGCTCGCGCTGGTCGCCCTGCTACCGGTCCCGATCATCGCCGTGTTCACCAAGCGGTTCATCGAGACCATCCAGCCGAAGTACGCCGACGTCCGCTCCTCGGTCGGGAAGCTCAACTCCCGGCTGGAGAACAACCTCAGCGGCATCCAGATCATCAAGACGGCGAACACCGAGGAGTACGAGTCCGACCGCGTCGAGGACAGCTCACAGGAGTACCTGGACGCCAACTGGGACGCCATCGAGACGCGGATCACCTTCTTCCCGGGGCTGCGACTGGTCTCGGGACTGGGCTTCGTCGCCACGTTCATCGTCGGCGGGCTGATGGTCATCGGCCAGCCGCCGGGGCCGCTGACGGCGTCGCTGTCCCCGGGTGAGTTCGTCGCCTTCATCATCTACACCCAGCGGTTCGTCTGGCCGATGGCGCAGTTCGGACAGATCATCAACATGTACCAGCGGGCCTACGCCTCCGCCGAGCGGGTCTTCGGCCTGATGGAGACGCCCGGACGACTCGAAGAGCGGACCGACGCACCGCCGCTGTCGGTGACCGAGGGGGCCGTCGAGTACGACGACGTCTCCTTTGGCTACGGGGAAGACGAACCCGTCCTCTCGGATGTCTCTTTTTCGGTCGAGGGCGGTGAGACGGTCGCGCTCGTCGGCCCGACCGGCGCGGGGAAGTCGACGGTGATGAAACTGCTCCTCCGGATGTACGACGTCGACGAGGGCGCGATCCGCATCGACGACCAGGACCTCCGCGAGGTCCAGATCCCGAGTATCCGGCAGTCGATCGGCTACGTCAGCCAGGAGACGTTCCTCTTCTACGGGACGGTGCGTGACAACATCGCCTACGGCACCTTCGACGCCAGCGACGAGGCGATCCGGGAGGCCGCCGAGGCCGCCGAGGCCCACCAGTTCATCCGGAACCTCCCCGACGGTTACGACACGATGGTCGGCGAACGCGGGGTCAAACTCTCGGGCGGCCAGCGCCAGCGGATCGCCATCGCCCGCGCGATGCTGAAAGACCCGGAGATCCTCGTGTTGGACGAGGCCACCAGCGACGTGGACACGGAGACGGAGATGCTCATCCAGCGCTCCCTGGACGAACTCACTGCCGACCGGACGACCTTCGCTATCGCGCACCGACTCTCCACTATCAAAGACGCCGACATCATCGTCGTCTTCGAAGACGGGGAGATCGTCGAGCGTGGGACCCACGACGACCTGCTGGCCGCCGACGGCCTGTACGCCAACCTCTGGGCGGTCCAGGCCGGCGAGATCGACGAGCTACCCGAGGAGTTCGTCCAGCGCGCGGTCCGCCGTCGCGCACAGACCGACGCCGACGACTGA
- a CDS encoding DUF192 domain-containing protein, translating to MERRAGMVVLATVGVLVGGALVLQSGLWVDLVGTGEYERGTVTVTEGEDTADRTETPVGTATTGTTVAVRENDAGATLATVEVRIADTGTKRYVGLSETDSLAPDEGMLFVHEEVGTHAYVMRNMSFPLDIVFVDADGTITTIHHASLPEPGDETLHRYEGRGKYVLEVNRGWANRTGVSVGDRAELPERVA from the coding sequence ATGGAGCGACGCGCCGGGATGGTGGTTCTGGCCACTGTCGGGGTGTTGGTCGGTGGAGCGCTAGTCCTCCAGTCGGGACTGTGGGTCGACCTCGTCGGGACCGGCGAGTACGAGCGCGGGACGGTCACAGTCACGGAGGGCGAAGACACGGCCGACCGCACGGAGACGCCGGTGGGGACCGCGACTACTGGGACGACTGTCGCAGTCAGGGAGAACGACGCGGGGGCGACGCTGGCGACCGTCGAAGTCCGGATCGCGGACACGGGGACGAAACGGTACGTCGGCCTGAGCGAGACCGACTCGCTGGCGCCCGACGAGGGGATGTTGTTCGTCCACGAGGAAGTCGGGACCCACGCCTACGTCATGCGGAACATGTCGTTCCCGCTCGATATCGTCTTCGTCGACGCCGACGGCACCATCACGACGATCCACCACGCGTCGCTACCCGAACCCGGCGACGAGACGCTCCACCGGTACGAGGGCCGCGGGAAGTACGTCCTCGAAGTGAACCGCGGGTGGGCCAACCGGACCGGCGTCTCCGTCGGGGACCGGGCCGAACTGCCGGAACGCGTCGCGTAG
- a CDS encoding MarR family transcriptional regulator has product MPTNADDADEFGVLQSKRNATRYQILVQIAERQPAVNQQEIADAIGITAQAVSDYLQDLIEQSYVDKHGRGRYEVTKEGVDWLISQTDELRGFVQHVSEDVIGQVEIETAIATTAIEEGETVSLTMRDGVLRAMAGNTGDATAVAVTDAAAGQDVGVTNFEGVVDYELGSVTIVSIPPVQNGGSSAVDPDRIAELAAGHDLLAVGGVEAVAAAETVGLDPDIRFGSAAAVREAAAKGLDILLLASTDTLSKHTDTLRDQNLSYEVVDVADTS; this is encoded by the coding sequence ATGCCGACGAACGCGGACGATGCCGACGAGTTCGGTGTCCTCCAGAGCAAGCGTAACGCGACGCGGTACCAGATCCTCGTCCAGATCGCGGAACGACAGCCCGCGGTCAACCAACAGGAGATCGCGGACGCCATCGGCATCACCGCACAGGCCGTCAGCGACTACCTCCAGGACCTGATCGAACAGTCGTACGTCGACAAGCACGGCCGTGGCCGATACGAGGTGACGAAGGAGGGCGTCGACTGGCTGATCTCACAGACCGACGAACTACGCGGGTTCGTCCAACACGTCTCCGAGGACGTGATCGGCCAGGTCGAGATCGAGACGGCGATCGCGACGACGGCGATCGAAGAGGGCGAAACCGTCTCGTTGACGATGCGGGACGGCGTGTTGCGTGCGATGGCCGGCAACACCGGGGACGCAACCGCAGTTGCGGTGACTGACGCGGCGGCCGGCCAGGACGTCGGCGTGACGAACTTCGAAGGAGTGGTCGACTACGAGCTTGGTTCGGTGACGATCGTCTCGATTCCACCGGTCCAAAACGGCGGGAGTTCGGCGGTGGACCCGGACCGGATCGCGGAGTTGGCCGCTGGCCACGACCTGTTGGCGGTGGGTGGCGTCGAGGCTGTCGCCGCCGCCGAAACAGTCGGTCTCGATCCCGACATTCGGTTCGGCAGTGCCGCTGCTGTTCGCGAGGCGGCCGCGAAGGGGCTGGACATACTGCTGTTGGCTTCGACGGATACGCTGTCGAAACACACCGACACGCTTCGGGACCAGAACCTCAGTTACGAGGTCGTCGACGTTGCCGACACGTCCTGA
- the cbiT gene encoding precorrin-6Y C5,15-methyltransferase (decarboxylating) subunit CbiT — MAHVSLPHDAKAGPTKPEVRAVLLQKLALGPTDHFVEVGSCTGAVTIEAARRADRVTALERKPERLETTRQNLAANDVDGDVDLRHAEAPEGLPEDADTLFLGGSRNYEAVLDHAVEAGIDRVVMNVSRLEVAGAATEAFRDRGLLEAVLQFQVSHGYELAGATSFDSENPVYMLVGGTDTVATDGGEKATGTEREDADGSQR, encoded by the coding sequence ATGGCACACGTCTCGCTCCCACACGACGCGAAGGCCGGGCCGACCAAACCGGAGGTCAGGGCCGTCCTGTTGCAGAAACTGGCCCTCGGGCCGACAGATCACTTCGTGGAGGTCGGCTCCTGTACCGGCGCCGTCACGATCGAGGCGGCACGGCGCGCCGATCGGGTGACAGCCCTCGAACGAAAGCCCGAACGGCTCGAAACCACCAGGCAGAACCTCGCTGCGAACGACGTCGACGGCGACGTTGACCTCCGACACGCCGAGGCGCCCGAAGGGCTCCCCGAGGACGCAGACACCCTGTTTCTCGGCGGCAGTCGGAACTACGAGGCGGTCCTCGACCACGCGGTCGAGGCCGGTATCGATCGCGTCGTCATGAACGTCTCCCGGCTGGAAGTCGCTGGGGCTGCGACCGAGGCGTTTCGCGACCGGGGACTGCTCGAAGCGGTCCTCCAGTTCCAGGTGAGTCACGGCTACGAACTCGCCGGAGCGACGAGTTTCGATTCGGAGAACCCGGTGTACATGCTTGTCGGTGGGACCGACACGGTCGCGACGGACGGCGGCGAAAAAGCGACCGGAACCGAACGCGAGGACGCCGACGGGAGCCAGCGATGA
- a CDS encoding cobalt-factor II C(20)-methyltransferase, with translation MTLYGVGLGPGDADLVTVRGRRVLESADVVYSPGRLSRSVATEHVPEDRIGDLDFPMTRDEDELRRAWKDAAEEIAPRARNGTAAFVTLGDPNVYSTFGHLRRTLSAFHSGVDVEVVPGVSAVTAFTTALGVEIAAGASIALHEAARGVSPTGPDRMILFKVTDVPATHDGLVEAGYDVVYGRRLYMDQGETVVTDDPDALSDRDYYTLAYAEKRGLDAEPATATFEAADPNPDSGSGVQTETDGGTPARAGDSLDAATLERAEGEACGDAVSGESR, from the coding sequence ATGACCCTCTACGGCGTCGGCCTCGGTCCCGGTGACGCCGACCTCGTGACCGTCCGCGGCCGTCGCGTCCTCGAATCGGCCGATGTCGTCTACTCGCCCGGCCGGCTCTCCCGGTCGGTCGCGACCGAACACGTCCCCGAAGACCGGATCGGCGATCTCGATTTCCCGATGACCCGCGACGAGGACGAACTCCGGCGAGCGTGGAAAGACGCCGCCGAAGAGATCGCACCCCGCGCCCGGAACGGGACAGCGGCGTTCGTCACGCTCGGGGATCCGAACGTCTACTCGACGTTCGGCCATCTGCGGCGGACCCTCTCGGCGTTCCATTCGGGCGTCGACGTGGAGGTCGTTCCCGGCGTGAGTGCCGTGACCGCGTTCACGACGGCGCTTGGTGTCGAGATCGCCGCCGGGGCGAGTATCGCGCTGCACGAAGCCGCTCGGGGTGTGTCCCCGACCGGTCCGGACCGGATGATCCTGTTCAAAGTCACCGACGTGCCGGCGACCCACGACGGCCTCGTCGAAGCGGGCTACGACGTGGTGTACGGCCGCCGGCTGTACATGGACCAGGGCGAGACCGTCGTGACCGACGACCCCGACGCCCTCAGCGACCGGGACTACTACACGCTGGCCTACGCCGAGAAACGCGGCCTCGACGCCGAGCCCGCGACCGCGACCTTCGAAGCGGCGGACCCGAATCCCGACTCCGGCAGCGGCGTCCAAACAGAGACCGACGGCGGGACGCCCGCTCGGGCAGGAGACAGCCTCGACGCCGCCACACTGGAGCGGGCCGAGGGCGAGGCGTGTGGCGACGCCGTCTCGGGGGAGTCGCGATGA
- a CDS encoding cobalt-precorrin-4/precorrin-4 C(11)-methyltransferase — protein sequence MTDPQEAIDAETDAAGVERDPRVDQRTAGETQPGIPFIGAGPGDPGLLTVTGKELVEAADLVVHAGSLVNSELLDTYCDDAEQVSSIGKDLEELVPLMRDAYEGGRDVVRLHSGDPAIYGAAVEQMDALEHEGVPTYIVPGVTSAFAASATLRTQLTLNGVANHVAFTRPQGKTLDAEDDHIGEFVEMGDVTTCIYLGTHAVDETMDRLLEAGHDPETPVAVVYHASWPDEDVIEGTIETIGERVASAGYRASAMVVIGDAARKAGYERSYLYDGWANRDATDSEADD from the coding sequence ATGACTGATCCACAGGAGGCTATCGACGCCGAGACGGACGCGGCCGGCGTCGAGCGGGACCCACGGGTCGATCAGCGAACGGCCGGCGAGACCCAGCCCGGGATTCCGTTTATCGGTGCCGGCCCCGGCGACCCCGGGTTACTTACCGTTACCGGCAAGGAACTGGTCGAGGCCGCCGACCTCGTGGTCCACGCCGGCTCGCTGGTCAACAGCGAACTCCTCGATACCTACTGTGACGACGCCGAACAGGTGTCCAGTATCGGCAAGGACCTCGAAGAGCTGGTGCCGCTGATGCGCGATGCCTACGAGGGCGGACGGGATGTCGTTCGGCTTCACAGCGGCGACCCGGCGATCTACGGCGCGGCCGTCGAGCAGATGGACGCCCTGGAACACGAGGGCGTCCCCACCTACATCGTTCCCGGCGTGACCTCGGCGTTTGCCGCCAGCGCGACGCTACGGACACAGCTCACGTTGAACGGCGTCGCCAACCACGTCGCGTTCACTCGACCACAGGGCAAGACGCTGGACGCCGAAGACGACCATATCGGCGAGTTCGTCGAGATGGGCGACGTGACGACCTGCATCTATCTCGGGACCCACGCGGTCGACGAGACGATGGACCGGCTCCTCGAAGCGGGCCACGACCCCGAGACCCCCGTCGCGGTCGTCTACCACGCGTCCTGGCCCGACGAGGACGTCATCGAGGGGACGATCGAGACCATCGGCGAGCGCGTGGCGTCGGCCGGCTACCGCGCGTCCGCGATGGTCGTCATCGGCGACGCCGCACGAAAAGCAGGCTACGAGCGCTCCTACCTCTACGACGGCTGGGCGAACCGGGACGCGACCGACAGCGAGGCGGACGACTAA
- the cbiG gene encoding cobalt-precorrin 5A hydrolase, producing the protein MSTDTNDDTTDEESGGHCSTPDSDGEVAEEIAIISFERKLDTAEEIASELADEYERIDVVEYHGDVFEDHWGEYDCFLGLMASGIAMRKTAPLLDDKWDDPAIVVVDEQLTWAIPITGGHHGANQVAHDLSQLGAVPAMTTASEAAGEQGVESKAKALDTHVVNGDSTVATNLAVLNDELGPVARLDGPRAVLVGDDVTVLKRNTDDGVVLGTGTVSGVEKAQVLNAWDAALADLGLDTSDVEFVATGTRKEGEDGIYEAAQEIGAGVVLFEKETLAEFEGPSPSRSKELIGWPGIAEASAIAGGREHELLREKERFDDAVTVAVGQ; encoded by the coding sequence ATGAGCACGGACACGAACGACGACACGACAGACGAGGAATCGGGCGGCCACTGTTCGACCCCGGATTCGGACGGCGAGGTGGCCGAGGAGATCGCGATAATTTCCTTCGAGCGGAAGCTCGACACCGCCGAAGAGATCGCGTCGGAACTCGCCGACGAGTACGAGCGGATCGACGTCGTCGAGTACCACGGCGACGTCTTCGAGGACCACTGGGGCGAGTACGACTGTTTCCTCGGCCTGATGGCCTCGGGCATCGCGATGCGCAAGACTGCACCGCTCCTGGACGACAAGTGGGACGACCCCGCTATCGTCGTCGTCGACGAACAACTCACGTGGGCGATCCCGATCACCGGCGGCCACCACGGTGCGAACCAGGTGGCACACGACCTCTCGCAACTGGGTGCGGTCCCGGCGATGACGACCGCGAGCGAGGCCGCCGGCGAACAGGGCGTCGAGAGCAAGGCGAAGGCCCTGGACACACACGTCGTCAACGGCGACTCGACGGTCGCGACCAATCTGGCCGTCCTGAACGACGAACTCGGCCCCGTCGCTCGCCTCGACGGGCCGCGTGCGGTGCTGGTCGGCGACGACGTGACGGTGCTCAAGCGCAACACCGACGACGGCGTCGTGCTCGGGACCGGCACCGTCTCCGGCGTCGAGAAGGCGCAGGTCCTCAACGCCTGGGACGCCGCGCTCGCGGATCTCGGGCTGGACACCTCGGACGTGGAGTTCGTCGCGACCGGGACCCGGAAAGAGGGCGAGGACGGCATCTACGAGGCGGCACAGGAGATCGGGGCGGGCGTGGTCCTCTTCGAGAAGGAGACGCTCGCGGAGTTCGAGGGACCCTCCCCTTCGCGGTCGAAGGAACTCATCGGCTGGCCGGGGATCGCGGAGGCGTCGGCCATCGCCGGCGGCCGCGAGCACGAACTCCTCCGGGAGAAAGAACGGTTCGACGACGCCGTGACCGTCGCGGTGGGGCAGTAG
- a CDS encoding precorrin-3B C(17)-methyltransferase → MAGSDVSDGADGLGTLYVVGIGPGLPHAMTQRAKDVIATADCVIASTLYQEFLRRDGTLPPEAAEVEAAPDGGATAGDEAGTVLERPTGDRQTLVRSTMGRQVELAREAFERVRAGEDVAHVSGGDPNVYGKSDLLYTMAEEDEAYDVPIEIVPGVTAALGGAANLGAPLSNDFCTVSLSDKWRGWEEIEEKLRAAAISGFVIVLYNCWRDYERAIEVVREERADDVPVGIINDAGRGDAGRNRDDETQTITTLGAATDHDEEVGGMGTSILIGTHETTVWENDYGNHLVTPRGGRDVDDF, encoded by the coding sequence ATGGCGGGGTCCGACGTATCGGACGGAGCTGACGGGCTGGGAACGCTCTACGTGGTCGGTATCGGCCCCGGCCTGCCGCATGCGATGACCCAGCGGGCCAAGGACGTGATCGCTACCGCCGACTGCGTCATCGCCTCGACGCTGTACCAGGAGTTCCTCCGGCGGGACGGGACGCTCCCCCCGGAGGCCGCCGAAGTCGAGGCGGCCCCAGACGGCGGGGCGACGGCCGGAGACGAGGCCGGGACCGTCCTCGAACGGCCGACCGGCGATCGCCAGACGCTCGTCCGTTCGACGATGGGTCGGCAGGTCGAACTCGCCCGCGAGGCCTTCGAGCGGGTCCGGGCCGGCGAGGACGTCGCCCACGTCTCCGGCGGCGACCCGAACGTCTACGGGAAGAGCGACCTCCTGTACACGATGGCCGAGGAGGACGAGGCGTACGACGTTCCGATCGAGATCGTCCCCGGCGTGACAGCGGCACTGGGCGGCGCCGCGAACCTCGGCGCTCCGCTGTCGAACGATTTCTGTACCGTCTCGCTGTCCGACAAGTGGCGTGGCTGGGAGGAGATCGAGGAGAAACTCCGCGCAGCGGCGATCAGCGGCTTCGTCATCGTCCTCTACAACTGCTGGCGGGACTACGAGCGGGCCATCGAGGTGGTCCGCGAGGAGCGGGCCGACGACGTCCCGGTCGGCATCATCAACGACGCCGGTCGCGGCGACGCGGGCCGGAACCGCGACGACGAGACACAGACGATCACCACGCTGGGTGCGGCGACCGACCACGACGAGGAGGTCGGCGGGATGGGCACCTCCATCCTGATCGGCACCCACGAGACGACGGTCTGGGAGAACGACTACGGCAACCACCTCGTCACCCCGCGCGGCGGGCGTGACGTCGACGATTTCTGA